In Vicinamibacterales bacterium, the following are encoded in one genomic region:
- a CDS encoding TonB-dependent receptor: protein MKKAMLVLALVLAVVGPARAQVFTGRIDVTITDSSGAVLPGVAVDVTGPQTQSAVTDAQGQAHLLNLISGTYQLRAKLQGFADYLNRALPVSAGSAIPLRITLLVQGVQEQVQVSVDVPIIEPTRQAISTSVSSQELQNIPSARDPWVVLQTIPGVIVDRVNVGGSESGQQSNYIAKGATAGDNTWYMDGIPITDMTALGSSPSYYDFDMFQEMQVTTGGSDARQATPGVQMNVVLKSGSNTVHGSARTYYENKDLQGNNLPQELVEALGGVSGKGNRMTKYADYGGEAGGPLVRDRWWAWGSYGRTDVDIQTLDGFPDKTTLEDVGAKTQYAFSGAWRGNFTFFSGNKKKDGRGAGPFNPPETTFIQDGPSKMYKGEVSGTIGSTLFVTARGAHVNGPFTLTPKGGLDNGQVFIDADGVYHNSNVFSDNDRPQIVFNGDANWFRGRHELRAGASARRYTDDQTTRYAGDFLDIQLDAAGTTLAIPIRPYHQVNRAFYTSVYAGDTVTLDRLTLNGSLRFDRATSSVDAITVEAHPVVPAVLPGVSAPAVKNAVVWNTLSPRAGLAYALGAERKTVARASYSAYASQLAAPVAGNISSASFAYAYYLAVDRNRNFNIEPGELGPFLFAKNIDPSNPARVVNRIADDYSAPRTHEVVFGVDRELFPGFAMSAAYTWRRYVNQWWNQAPPIGATSADYVEDGRLTGTLPDGTPYDVPYYALREDRAPDGAGTLTANRKGYHRAYNGLELAATKRLRNNWMARFGFSWNRSREYFDDPATAIVDPTPLTNDPQVNGGLVTVPTAGSGKSQIYMTLPSYQFVANGYYQWRWGINVGGNFLLRQGFAQMFYSNDVGTNDPVYSTKDVLVNAGSIGKHRLPTLKSLDARLEKMFTFGRGSVALDVDIFNVFNHGFVLGRIYDVSASNFNRVAEVMNPRIVRFGVRVQF, encoded by the coding sequence ATGAAGAAGGCCATGTTGGTGCTGGCCCTGGTCCTCGCGGTGGTCGGACCGGCTCGCGCGCAGGTGTTCACGGGGCGCATCGACGTCACGATCACGGACAGCAGCGGCGCCGTCCTGCCGGGCGTCGCCGTCGACGTGACCGGGCCGCAGACCCAGTCCGCCGTCACCGATGCGCAAGGGCAGGCGCACCTGCTCAACCTCATCTCCGGCACCTACCAGCTGCGGGCAAAGCTTCAGGGATTCGCCGACTATCTGAATCGCGCGCTGCCGGTCAGCGCCGGGAGCGCGATCCCGCTCAGGATCACGCTGCTCGTGCAGGGGGTGCAGGAACAGGTGCAGGTCTCCGTCGACGTGCCGATCATCGAGCCGACGCGACAGGCGATCTCGACCAGCGTCAGCAGCCAGGAGCTGCAGAACATTCCGTCCGCGCGCGATCCCTGGGTGGTGCTGCAGACGATTCCGGGCGTCATCGTCGATCGCGTGAACGTCGGCGGATCCGAGTCGGGGCAGCAGTCGAATTACATCGCGAAGGGGGCGACGGCGGGGGACAACACCTGGTACATGGACGGGATCCCGATCACGGACATGACCGCTCTGGGCTCCTCCCCGAGCTATTACGACTTCGACATGTTCCAGGAGATGCAGGTCACGACGGGGGGCAGCGACGCGCGCCAGGCGACGCCCGGCGTGCAGATGAACGTCGTGCTCAAGTCCGGGTCGAACACGGTACACGGGTCGGCGCGAACCTATTACGAGAACAAGGACCTGCAGGGCAACAACCTGCCGCAGGAGCTCGTCGAGGCGCTCGGCGGGGTCAGCGGGAAGGGGAACCGCATGACCAAGTATGCCGACTACGGCGGCGAGGCCGGCGGGCCGCTCGTCCGCGATCGCTGGTGGGCGTGGGGCTCGTACGGGCGCACCGACGTCGACATCCAGACGCTGGACGGCTTCCCCGACAAGACGACGCTCGAGGACGTCGGCGCCAAGACGCAGTACGCCTTCAGCGGCGCGTGGCGCGGCAACTTCACGTTCTTCTCGGGCAACAAGAAGAAGGACGGCCGCGGCGCCGGTCCGTTCAACCCGCCGGAGACGACCTTCATCCAGGACGGTCCGTCGAAGATGTACAAGGGCGAGGTGAGCGGCACGATCGGCAGCACGCTGTTCGTGACCGCGCGCGGCGCGCACGTGAACGGTCCGTTCACGCTGACACCGAAAGGCGGCCTCGACAACGGCCAGGTGTTCATCGACGCCGACGGCGTGTACCACAACAGCAACGTGTTCAGCGACAACGATCGGCCGCAGATCGTGTTCAACGGCGACGCGAACTGGTTCCGCGGCCGGCACGAGCTGCGCGCCGGCGCGTCGGCGCGCCGCTACACGGACGATCAGACGACGCGCTACGCCGGCGATTTCCTCGACATCCAGCTCGACGCCGCCGGCACGACGCTCGCCATCCCGATCCGCCCGTACCATCAGGTGAATCGCGCGTTCTACACCTCCGTCTACGCCGGCGACACCGTGACGCTGGATCGCCTGACGCTGAACGGCTCGCTGCGCTTCGATCGCGCGACCAGTTCGGTCGATGCGATCACCGTCGAGGCGCATCCGGTGGTGCCGGCGGTGCTGCCCGGCGTGAGCGCGCCCGCGGTCAAGAACGCGGTGGTGTGGAACACGCTGTCGCCGCGCGCCGGCCTGGCCTACGCGCTGGGCGCGGAGCGCAAGACGGTTGCCCGCGCCAGCTACTCGGCGTACGCCAGCCAGCTCGCCGCGCCGGTGGCGGGGAACATCTCGTCCGCGAGCTTCGCCTACGCCTACTATCTCGCCGTCGACCGCAACCGCAACTTCAACATCGAGCCGGGCGAGCTCGGCCCGTTCCTGTTCGCCAAGAACATCGACCCGTCGAACCCGGCGAGAGTCGTGAACCGGATCGCGGACGACTACAGCGCGCCGCGGACGCACGAAGTGGTGTTCGGCGTCGATCGGGAGCTGTTCCCCGGCTTCGCCATGTCGGCGGCCTATACCTGGCGCCGCTACGTGAACCAGTGGTGGAACCAGGCGCCGCCGATCGGCGCGACCTCGGCCGATTACGTCGAGGACGGCCGCCTGACCGGCACGCTGCCGGACGGGACGCCGTACGACGTGCCGTATTACGCGCTGCGCGAGGACCGGGCTCCCGACGGCGCCGGCACGCTGACGGCGAACCGGAAGGGGTATCACCGCGCCTACAACGGGCTCGAGCTCGCCGCGACCAAGCGGCTGCGCAACAACTGGATGGCGCGGTTCGGCTTCTCGTGGAACCGCTCGCGCGAGTACTTCGACGACCCGGCGACGGCGATCGTCGATCCGACGCCGCTGACCAACGATCCGCAGGTCAACGGCGGGCTGGTGACCGTGCCGACGGCGGGCAGCGGCAAGTCGCAGATCTACATGACGCTCCCGAGCTACCAGTTCGTCGCCAACGGCTACTACCAGTGGCGATGGGGCATCAACGTCGGCGGCAACTTCCTGCTGCGCCAGGGCTTCGCCCAGATGTTCTACTCGAACGACGTCGGCACCAACGATCCGGTGTATTCGACCAAGGACGTGCTGGTCAACGCCGGCAGCATCGGCAAGCACCGCCTGCCGACGCTGAAGTCGCTCGACGCGCGCCTCGAGAAGATGTTCACCTTCGGCCGCGGCAGCGTCGCGCTCGACGTCGACATCTTCAACGTGTTCAACCACGGCTTCGTGCTCGGCCGGATCTACGACGTCTCGGCGTCGAACTTCAACCGGGTCGCCGAAGTGATGAACCCGCGGATCGTCAGGTTCGGCGTCCGCGTGCAGTTCTGA
- a CDS encoding carboxypeptidase regulatory-like domain-containing protein: MIALLSLCLVVFGAAPALAQTSATLTGTITDTSGGALPGVALTLRNTGTGLTRAATSTPEGRFVFAGIPAGAYDLRAELSGFRPVVRQGLTVTVAQSLTVPLVMEVGGVEQAVTVSGGASAVNTATSELSFLVGEQAIETLPLNGRNFTDLALLQPGVLAYPSRDGGSVVAHGLGMSVNGQDYRSNVYLLDGTLQNDFTNGPAGSAAGTTLGLEAIREFRVESNAYSAEFGRNYGGQINVLTKSGTNTLRGSAFEFHRNDALDARNYFDVAGKPDFTRNQFGASLGGPLQEDRLFYFAAYEGLRERLGKTISSFVPDLNARNGILPDGPVAISDVVRPYLNAIPQPTGTPIGGGLAPHTFGFEQKLDQTFLQGRVDYQAGPAHQFFARHTYDDGEQRLPTDYPAFPRSFISTNQFFTAEYRNVRSERTLQTARFGYSRTRVGQNVEANLASPLPPFVAGRGLVGDIDIGGMQRFGPQSSANLRLAQNVYSGQYDVTHTRGRHLFKAGALVERYRDFMTNPTFSLGIYTFANVRAFLENRATRFVGLSPQGDIDRDWPWTLFGGYVQDTMSVNRRLTLNAGLRYETTTMPIDTAGRDSALVRLSDAAPTVGRLYEGPGRANLSPRAGAAWDVFGDGSTSVRGGYGLYFGTTVQQNLIVTVTNPPSTPRFVIGAPSFPSPPFDRGIGNTIRPMQWDLQSPRLHVWNVSAQRALPGAVIATIGYAGSRGTHLYRNTDVNIPAPSATADGRPFFAAGLLRPNRNFGTIELKSSDGDSWYRALIVELRRTWQAGLSLQSSYTWSRTEDTTQASTFFSDSTNGTTVAFPEVIAGYNQGPADWDTPHTLVVNMTWDVPFARDLSGAARALLDGWQVSAIGTFRSGQPLTVFVQNNWSRSQWSPSISPTSGLDRPDLAPGRSAGSAVLGRPDQWFDPSAFVLQPQGTLGNSPRGAFRGPDLRTVDIAAVRRLGVGGGARVELRLEVFNLFNRANFGNPTLIAFAGAAANEAPLASFGRIRATVTSARQMQLGARITF; this comes from the coding sequence ATGATTGCCTTGCTTTCACTCTGCCTCGTCGTCTTCGGCGCGGCGCCGGCGCTCGCCCAGACCTCCGCCACCCTCACGGGTACGATTACCGATACATCCGGCGGCGCCCTCCCCGGCGTCGCGCTGACCCTGCGCAATACCGGCACCGGACTGACCCGGGCCGCGACCAGCACGCCCGAGGGCCGTTTCGTGTTTGCCGGCATCCCTGCCGGCGCCTACGACCTTCGCGCCGAACTCTCCGGCTTCCGCCCTGTCGTCCGCCAGGGGCTGACGGTCACCGTCGCACAGTCGCTGACGGTGCCGCTCGTCATGGAAGTGGGCGGGGTGGAACAGGCGGTGACCGTCTCCGGCGGCGCATCGGCGGTGAACACGGCCACCTCCGAGCTGAGCTTTCTCGTCGGCGAGCAGGCGATCGAAACGCTGCCGCTGAACGGACGCAATTTCACCGATCTGGCGCTCCTCCAGCCCGGGGTGCTCGCCTATCCGTCCCGCGACGGCGGATCCGTCGTCGCGCACGGGCTCGGGATGAGCGTGAACGGCCAGGATTACCGATCGAACGTGTACCTGCTCGACGGCACGCTGCAGAACGACTTCACCAACGGACCGGCGGGCAGCGCGGCGGGGACCACGCTCGGCCTGGAAGCGATCCGCGAGTTCCGCGTCGAGTCCAACGCCTACAGCGCGGAGTTCGGGCGCAACTACGGCGGCCAGATCAACGTCCTGACCAAGTCGGGCACGAATACGTTGCGCGGCAGCGCGTTCGAGTTCCATCGCAACGACGCGCTCGACGCGCGCAACTACTTCGACGTGGCCGGCAAGCCGGACTTCACGCGCAACCAGTTCGGCGCCTCCCTCGGCGGTCCGCTGCAGGAGGATCGGCTGTTCTATTTCGCCGCCTACGAAGGGCTGCGCGAGCGGCTCGGCAAGACGATCAGCAGCTTCGTGCCCGACCTCAACGCGCGCAACGGCATCCTGCCGGACGGTCCGGTCGCGATCAGCGACGTCGTCCGCCCCTATCTCAACGCCATTCCGCAACCGACGGGGACGCCGATCGGCGGCGGCCTCGCCCCGCACACCTTCGGGTTCGAGCAGAAGCTGGATCAGACGTTCCTGCAGGGGCGCGTCGACTACCAGGCGGGACCGGCGCACCAGTTCTTCGCGCGCCACACCTACGACGACGGCGAGCAGCGGCTGCCCACGGACTATCCGGCGTTCCCGCGCTCGTTCATCTCGACCAACCAGTTCTTCACCGCCGAATACCGCAACGTGCGGTCCGAGCGGACGCTGCAGACGGCGCGCTTCGGGTACAGCCGCACGCGGGTCGGGCAGAACGTCGAAGCCAATCTGGCGTCGCCGCTGCCGCCGTTCGTCGCCGGCCGCGGCCTCGTCGGCGACATCGACATCGGCGGCATGCAGCGCTTCGGCCCGCAGAGCTCGGCGAATCTCCGCCTCGCGCAGAACGTGTACAGCGGCCAGTACGACGTGACGCACACGCGCGGCCGCCACCTGTTCAAGGCCGGCGCGCTGGTCGAGCGCTACCGCGACTTCATGACCAACCCGACCTTCAGCCTCGGGATCTACACCTTCGCGAACGTCCGCGCGTTCCTCGAGAATCGCGCCACCCGTTTCGTCGGCCTGTCGCCCCAGGGAGACATCGATCGCGACTGGCCGTGGACGCTGTTCGGCGGCTACGTGCAGGACACGATGTCGGTGAACCGCCGCCTCACGCTGAACGCGGGGCTGCGCTACGAAACGACGACGATGCCGATCGACACCGCAGGGCGGGATTCCGCGCTGGTCCGGCTCTCGGATGCCGCCCCGACGGTCGGCCGTCTCTACGAGGGCCCCGGGCGTGCGAACCTCTCACCGCGCGCCGGCGCGGCGTGGGACGTCTTCGGCGACGGATCCACGTCGGTCCGCGGCGGGTACGGCCTTTACTTCGGAACGACCGTGCAGCAGAACCTGATCGTGACGGTGACGAATCCGCCGTCGACGCCGCGGTTCGTCATCGGCGCCCCGTCGTTCCCCTCTCCTCCGTTCGATCGCGGCATCGGCAACACGATCCGGCCGATGCAGTGGGATCTGCAGAGTCCGCGGCTGCACGTGTGGAACGTGAGCGCGCAGCGTGCGCTCCCCGGCGCGGTCATCGCCACCATCGGCTACGCCGGATCACGCGGCACCCACCTGTATCGCAACACCGACGTCAACATCCCGGCGCCGTCGGCGACGGCGGACGGCCGCCCGTTCTTCGCCGCCGGGCTGCTGCGGCCGAACCGGAACTTCGGCACCATCGAGCTGAAGAGCAGCGACGGCGACTCGTGGTATCGCGCGCTGATCGTCGAGCTGCGCCGCACGTGGCAGGCCGGGCTGTCGCTGCAGTCCTCGTACACGTGGTCGCGGACCGAAGACACCACGCAGGCCTCGACGTTCTTCTCCGACTCGACCAACGGGACGACGGTCGCGTTTCCGGAAGTGATCGCCGGCTACAACCAGGGGCCGGCCGACTGGGACACGCCGCACACGCTCGTGGTCAACATGACGTGGGACGTCCCGTTCGCGCGGGATCTCAGCGGCGCGGCGCGGGCGCTGCTGGACGGGTGGCAAGTGTCGGCGATCGGCACGTTCCGCAGCGGTCAGCCGCTGACGGTGTTCGTCCAGAACAACTGGTCGCGATCGCAGTGGTCGCCGTCCATCTCCCCGACGTCGGGCCTCGATCGTCCCGACCTCGCGCCCGGACGATCCGCGGGCAGCGCGGTGCTCGGACGGCCCGACCAGTGGTTCGATCCGTCGGCGTTCGTGCTGCAGCCGCAGGGGACGCTGGGCAACAGTCCGCGCGGCGCGTTCCGCGGCCCGGATCTCCGGACGGTGGACATCGCCGCGGTCCGGCGGCTCGGCGTCGGCGGCGGGGCCCGCGTCGAGCTGCGGCTCGAGGTCTTCAATCTCTTCAACCGCGCCAACTTCGGCAATCCGACGCTGATTGCCTTCGCCGGCGCGGCCGCGAACGAAGCGCCGCTCGCCAGCTTCGGGCGCATTCGAGCCACCGTGACGTCCGCGCGGCAGATGCAGCTGGGTGCTCGTATCACGTTCTGA
- a CDS encoding TolC family protein produces MYKLRAMRAPVVLVMAALAGCATASPPAAQLPAQLSVASRSAGDTAVSIPAGVSLADGLSPDEAVAIALWNNADFRLQLADLGFARADLLEAGLLRNPVLSLLFPVGPKQFEGTLRLPIEVLWERPRRVAAARLAFERAAKGLEQYGLNLVADVEIAHADLALAQARADLAATAATEFEAIRAIADSRLRAGDISELEAQTARVDAARARQEAERATYDVAVRANALRARLGLAMDPAGAALTVPQSRAGTLPADDRCGDRPGLLERLTRDALASRPEVRAAEIAIEAAGARLGWEKARVATLTAVLDANGAGREGFEAGPGLDVALPVFDRNQGNRARAAAEMERASLAYVAVRQRVTTELVEALTLAAHARSARTAWQQAVVAPLEDQVRLARRAFEAGDVSSLFVLETARRLTDARLRARDIDADLARATARVERAVGRPCAARGQNER; encoded by the coding sequence GTGTACAAGTTACGCGCGATGCGTGCGCCCGTGGTCCTCGTGATGGCCGCATTGGCCGGATGCGCAACGGCATCGCCGCCCGCCGCGCAGCTGCCTGCGCAGCTTTCCGTCGCCAGTCGATCGGCGGGCGACACGGCTGTCTCGATCCCCGCCGGCGTATCACTGGCCGACGGCCTGTCTCCCGACGAGGCGGTCGCGATCGCGCTCTGGAACAACGCGGACTTCCGCCTTCAGCTGGCCGACCTCGGCTTCGCGCGCGCGGATTTGCTCGAGGCGGGCCTGCTCAGAAACCCGGTGCTGTCGCTCCTCTTTCCGGTGGGCCCGAAGCAGTTCGAGGGGACGCTTCGTCTGCCGATCGAGGTGTTGTGGGAGCGGCCGCGGCGGGTGGCGGCCGCCCGGCTGGCATTCGAACGGGCTGCCAAGGGCCTCGAGCAGTACGGGCTCAATCTCGTGGCGGACGTCGAGATCGCCCACGCGGACCTCGCGCTGGCGCAGGCGCGCGCCGATCTCGCGGCGACCGCCGCCACCGAGTTCGAGGCGATTCGCGCCATCGCCGACAGCCGGCTTCGGGCGGGCGACATCAGCGAGCTGGAGGCACAGACCGCGCGGGTCGACGCCGCGCGCGCCCGGCAGGAGGCCGAGCGCGCCACGTACGATGTCGCGGTGCGCGCCAACGCGCTGCGCGCGCGCCTCGGTCTGGCGATGGATCCGGCGGGGGCGGCGCTGACCGTGCCGCAGAGCCGTGCCGGCACCCTGCCGGCGGACGACCGCTGCGGCGACCGTCCGGGCCTGCTCGAACGACTCACCCGCGACGCGCTGGCGTCGCGACCCGAGGTCCGCGCCGCCGAGATCGCCATCGAAGCAGCGGGCGCGCGTCTCGGCTGGGAAAAGGCGCGCGTGGCCACGCTCACCGCCGTCCTCGACGCCAACGGCGCCGGCCGCGAAGGATTCGAGGCCGGACCCGGACTTGATGTCGCGCTGCCGGTGTTCGACCGCAACCAGGGGAACCGGGCGCGCGCCGCGGCGGAGATGGAACGCGCCAGTCTCGCCTACGTGGCGGTGCGGCAGCGGGTCACGACCGAGCTCGTGGAAGCGCTGACTCTCGCCGCGCACGCGCGCTCGGCGCGGACGGCGTGGCAGCAGGCGGTGGTCGCGCCGCTCGAGGATCAGGTGCGCCTCGCGCGCCGCGCGTTCGAAGCCGGAGACGTCTCCAGCCTGTTCGTGCTCGAGACGGCGCGCCGGCTCACCGACGCGCGGCTGCGCGCAAGGGACATCGACGCCGATCTGGCACGGGCCACGGCCCGCGTCGAACGAGCGGTGGGGCGGCCCTGCGCCGCGCGAGGACAAAATGAACGGTAG
- a CDS encoding efflux RND transporter periplasmic adaptor subunit, with the protein MGVSSLSSRSAVWGLCALCAALLAPACSQQAATQNRRGGPAVAVRTTTVQRMAVQRQVDLAGTLLSPDQARVSAEAAGVVRSVLVDIGREVRAGDPLVRIDEQELKLAAARAESALRQTRAQLGMHGALDGNDTPPADDDIGSVRNALASREDARAAAERAKALSARGLISPVDLQTAETRLKVAEAAYQSAVDNARGQKALLQDRRAAYDLAVKQLKDAIVRAPISGIVSERLVQVGEFIGERTPVATIVQIDPLKLRTGVQERHAGVIQPGLEVQFRVESFGDQVFRGRIEHVSPALDQTMRTFTVEAIVDNTDRRLKPGFFAKGVILTRKDDNVMAVPDSAVSTFAGVSSVYVVKDGRITQQTVELGVRQQNLWEILGGLKGDETLANSRLNELATGVRVDADNSAAGSGGARGGGGRRGQGGAGRSGRRGPGGGGDL; encoded by the coding sequence ATGGGTGTCTCTTCTCTCTCCTCCCGCAGTGCCGTCTGGGGGCTGTGCGCGCTGTGTGCGGCGCTGCTGGCGCCGGCCTGCAGCCAGCAGGCAGCGACGCAGAACCGCCGCGGCGGCCCCGCGGTCGCTGTTCGAACCACGACCGTCCAGCGGATGGCGGTCCAGCGCCAGGTGGACCTGGCCGGGACGCTGCTGTCCCCCGACCAGGCCCGCGTCAGCGCCGAAGCCGCGGGTGTCGTCCGCAGCGTCCTCGTGGACATCGGCCGGGAGGTCCGCGCCGGGGATCCGCTGGTACGGATCGACGAGCAGGAGCTGAAGCTCGCCGCCGCCCGCGCCGAGAGCGCGCTGCGGCAGACGCGCGCGCAGCTCGGCATGCACGGCGCCCTCGACGGCAACGACACGCCGCCGGCGGACGACGACATCGGCTCGGTGAGGAACGCCCTCGCCAGCCGCGAAGACGCCCGCGCGGCGGCCGAGCGCGCCAAGGCGCTCTCGGCCCGCGGCCTGATCTCGCCGGTCGACCTGCAGACCGCCGAGACGCGGTTGAAAGTCGCCGAAGCGGCCTACCAGTCGGCGGTGGACAACGCGCGCGGCCAGAAGGCGCTGCTCCAGGATCGCCGCGCCGCCTACGATCTCGCGGTGAAACAGCTGAAGGACGCGATCGTGCGGGCGCCGATCAGCGGCATCGTCTCCGAGCGCCTCGTGCAGGTCGGCGAGTTCATCGGCGAGCGCACGCCGGTCGCCACCATCGTCCAGATCGATCCGCTGAAGCTGCGGACCGGCGTGCAGGAACGGCACGCCGGCGTGATTCAGCCGGGCCTCGAAGTCCAGTTCCGCGTCGAGTCGTTCGGCGACCAGGTGTTCCGCGGGCGGATCGAGCACGTCAGTCCGGCGCTCGATCAGACGATGCGGACGTTCACCGTCGAGGCGATCGTCGACAACACCGACCGGCGGCTGAAACCCGGGTTCTTCGCCAAGGGAGTGATTCTCACCCGCAAGGACGACAACGTCATGGCGGTCCCCGACAGCGCGGTGTCGACGTTCGCCGGCGTGTCCTCGGTCTACGTGGTCAAGGACGGCAGGATCACCCAGCAGACGGTCGAGCTCGGCGTCCGCCAGCAGAACTTGTGGGAGATCCTCGGCGGCTTGAAGGGTGACGAGACGCTCGCCAACAGCCGGTTGAACGAGCTGGCCACCGGCGTGCGCGTCGACGCCGACAATTCCGCGGCGGGCTCGGGCGGCGCACGGGGCGGCGGCGGACGCCGGGGCCAGGGCGGCGCGGGCCGCAGCGGCCGGCGCGGCCCGGGCGGCGGAGGCGACCTGTGA
- a CDS encoding efflux RND transporter periplasmic adaptor subunit, which translates to MNGSVPSRLRRAAAVTALAALAGGCSGGPPPAAPAAAKPATVTAPAKEAELTSVKLAPDAEKRLGIVTVAVERKAVAGTRSLGGEIEAPSGNAVVITAPSAGLLHAPAGMPIAGAAVTKGQLLFRLMPLSASERDAPVISQQAVDTATARRDTAAKRVQRTEQLLEDGAASRRQLEEAQEALSVAEAELKAAVDRRTLTTRSGTTDAGIRLEAPQRGVIQAVHVREGQTVAASAPLVDLVAMDSVWVRVPVYAGEIRAIDPNAPARVLPLGEPPDAEGFAARPMPAPPSANPRTAEVDLYFSMTNTPPGRRFRPGERVAVRLTRLDTTTGLVVPAAALLHDAYGGTWVYVAREPHVYARVRVVVSDISGGLALLGAGPPIGARVVTDGAAELFGVEFGVGK; encoded by the coding sequence ATGAACGGTAGTGTCCCGAGCCGATTGCGGCGCGCCGCCGCCGTGACTGCGCTGGCGGCGCTCGCCGGCGGCTGCAGCGGCGGGCCCCCTCCGGCGGCGCCGGCCGCGGCGAAACCGGCGACCGTCACGGCGCCGGCGAAGGAAGCGGAGCTGACGTCGGTCAAGCTCGCACCCGACGCGGAGAAGCGGCTCGGCATCGTGACCGTGGCGGTCGAACGCAAGGCCGTCGCCGGCACGCGCAGCCTCGGCGGCGAGATCGAGGCGCCGTCCGGCAACGCCGTCGTCATCACCGCTCCCTCCGCCGGGCTGCTGCACGCGCCGGCCGGGATGCCGATCGCCGGCGCGGCCGTGACGAAAGGGCAGCTCCTCTTCCGCCTCATGCCGCTCTCGGCGAGCGAACGTGACGCGCCGGTAATCAGTCAACAGGCGGTCGACACCGCCACGGCGCGGCGGGACACGGCGGCGAAACGGGTGCAGCGGACCGAGCAGCTGCTCGAGGACGGGGCGGCGAGCCGCCGGCAGCTCGAAGAAGCGCAAGAGGCGCTCTCGGTCGCCGAAGCGGAACTGAAAGCCGCGGTCGATCGGCGCACGCTGACGACGCGGAGCGGAACGACGGACGCCGGCATCCGTCTGGAAGCTCCGCAGCGCGGCGTGATCCAGGCGGTCCACGTCCGCGAGGGGCAGACCGTTGCCGCGTCGGCGCCGCTCGTCGATCTCGTCGCCATGGACTCGGTCTGGGTCCGCGTGCCGGTCTATGCCGGCGAGATCCGCGCCATCGACCCGAACGCGCCGGCCCGGGTGCTGCCGCTCGGCGAGCCGCCCGATGCGGAAGGCTTCGCGGCCCGCCCGATGCCGGCGCCGCCGTCGGCAAACCCGAGGACCGCCGAAGTCGATCTGTATTTCTCGATGACCAACACGCCACCCGGCCGCCGCTTCCGCCCCGGCGAGCGCGTCGCGGTGCGTCTCACGCGCCTCGACACGACGACGGGCCTCGTCGTGCCGGCGGCCGCGCTGCTGCACGACGCGTACGGAGGCACCTGGGTGTATGTCGCGCGCGAGCCTCACGTCTACGCACGGGTGCGCGTCGTCGTCAGCGACATCAGCGGCGGCCTGGCGCTGCTCGGCGCCGGCCCGCCGATCGGCGCCCGCGTGGTCACCGACGGCGCCGCGGAACTCTTCGGCGTCGAATTCGGGGTCGGCAAGTAG